A single window of Salvelinus namaycush isolate Seneca chromosome 11, SaNama_1.0, whole genome shotgun sequence DNA harbors:
- the LOC120056294 gene encoding dual specificity protein phosphatase CDC14AB-like: MLYRYCCKLNKKLKSFTHSRKRVIHYTSYDQRKRANAAVLIGAYSVIYLKRSPEEAYRTLISGNNTAYLPFRDAALGDCTYNLTILDCLQGIRKALQYGFFNFEIFDVEEYEHYERVENGDMNWIIPGKILAFSGPHPRSKIENGYPLHAPEAYFPYFQEHHVTAVVRLNRKIYDGRRFTDGGFEHHDLFFVDGTTPSDLITRRFLHVCESTEGAVAVHCKAGLGRTGTLIGCYLMKHYRFTAADAIAWIRICRPGSIIGPQQDFLEDKQHSMWVQGDMHRTKQKQQQRRQRPKLDQEVTCLVSSMDDLSINTILYKSFSLDENNYRECLTQGDKLRDLKGRRSSRSATTSRLNLTKTSQTSITPPKCSKLSQVPVPFSSSSSPKRLVQSSSSSASNLKSPFSLSMFSSKATAIH, from the exons ATGCTGTACAGGTACTGCTGTAAACTGAACAAGAAGCTCAAG TCCTTCACTCATTCCAGAAAGAGGGTGATTCACTACACCAGCTATGACCAGAGGAAGAGGGCCAATGCTGCAGTACTTATTGGTGCCTATTCT GTGATCTATTTGAAGAGAAGCCCAGAGGAGGCCTACAGGACCCTCATCTCAGGAAACAATACCGCATATCTGCCTTTCAG GGATGCTGCTCTCGGAGACTGCACATACAATTTGACCATCCTAGACTGTTTACAAGGAATACGCAAG GCCCTGCAATATGGATTCTTCAACTTTGAGATATTTGATGTGGAAGAGTATGAGCATTACGAGCGGGTGGAGAATGGAGACATGAACTGGATTATTCCTGGGAAGATTTTGGCCTTTAGTGGACCTCACCCAAGAAGCAAGATAGAGAATG GATACCCTCTCCATGCTCCAGAGGCCTACTTCCCGTATTTCCAGGAGCATCATGTAACCGCCGTGGTGCGGCTCAACAGGAAGATCTACGACGGACGGCGGTTCACTGACGGCGGCTTCGAGCACCACGACCTGTTCTTCGTGGATGGAACCACGCCCAGTGACCTCATCACACGACGCTTCCTCCACGTGTGTGAGAGCACCGAGGGCGCTGTGGCTGTCCACTGCAAGG CGGGTCTGGGTCGTACGGGGACTCTGATAGGTTGTTACCTGATGAAGCACTATCGTTTCACAGCGGCTGACGCCATCGCCTGGATCAGGATCTGCAGGCCTGGATCCATCATCGGACCTCAGCAGGACTTTCTAGAAGA tAAGCAGCACAGTATGTGGGTGCAGGGTGACATGCACCGCACCAAACAGAAGCAGCAGCAGCGTCGCCAGCGGCCAAAGCTGGACCAGGAAGTGACTTGCCTCGTCTCCAGCATGGACGACCTGTCAATCAACACCATTCTTTATAAGTCCTTCAGCCTGGATGAG AATAACTACAGGGAGTGTCTGACCCAAGGAGATAAACTCAGGGATTTGAAAGGCCGTCGCTCATCCAGGTCTGCCACCACTTCACG GTTGAATTTGACAAAGACCAGTCAGACCTCTATCACCCCTCCCAAGTGTTCCAAGTTATCGCAGGTCCCtgtccccttctcctcctcctcttctcccaaGAGGCTGGTGCAAAGCTCCTCATCATCAGCTAGTAACCTTAAGAG TCCCTTTAGCCTGAGTATGTTCAGCTCTAAGGCTACTGCCATTCACTGA